In Paracoccus fistulariae, a single window of DNA contains:
- a CDS encoding DMT family transporter, producing MRAPLISPIRRMRPVSMRPEPPQAGENLRGAGLMTLSMVSFASNDTVMKFVTQEMPLYQAIFLRGLVVVIFLIALAYRKGGRLRRPQGKDRGRMALRVVGEVGSTILFLNALQHMAIGDLSAIMQSLPLVVMVAAAIFLGESLGWRRTLAALVGLIGVLIILRPGGESFGIWSLTAIGAMLMVTLRDLSTRRFSAQVTTTTVSFYAACAVLLTGAVGMAFQGWVTPSLSQLGLLLLSGAFLTVGYLSAVSAMRIGEISYVAPFRYTSLLVAIIAGLLVFGEWPDLWTWVGAGLVVSAGIYTILRESQLGWRR from the coding sequence ATGCGCGCCCCTCTTATCTCTCCGATCCGGCGGATGCGTCCGGTATCGATGCGTCCCGAACCGCCACAGGCGGGCGAGAACCTGCGCGGTGCGGGGCTGATGACGCTGTCGATGGTCAGCTTTGCCAGCAATGACACGGTGATGAAATTCGTCACGCAAGAGATGCCGCTGTATCAGGCGATCTTTCTGCGCGGCCTTGTGGTGGTGATTTTCCTGATCGCGCTGGCCTATCGCAAGGGTGGCAGGCTGCGGCGGCCCCAGGGGAAGGATCGCGGCCGGATGGCCCTGCGCGTGGTCGGAGAGGTCGGATCGACGATCCTGTTCCTGAATGCGCTGCAGCATATGGCGATTGGCGATCTGTCGGCGATCATGCAGTCGTTGCCGCTGGTGGTTATGGTGGCGGCGGCGATCTTTCTGGGTGAAAGCCTGGGCTGGCGGCGAACGCTGGCGGCGCTTGTCGGGCTGATCGGGGTGCTGATCATCCTGCGCCCCGGCGGCGAAAGCTTCGGGATCTGGTCGCTGACGGCAATTGGCGCGATGCTGATGGTGACGCTGCGCGACCTGTCCACGCGCCGCTTCAGCGCGCAGGTGACGACCACCACCGTCTCGTTCTATGCAGCCTGTGCCGTGCTTCTGACCGGCGCGGTCGGGATGGCGTTTCAGGGATGGGTCACGCCCAGCCTGTCGCAGCTTGGCCTGCTGCTGCTGTCCGGGGCCTTTCTGACCGTCGGCTATCTCAGCGCGGTCAGCGCCATGCGCATCGGCGAGATTTCCTATGTTGCGCCATTCCGCTATACCTCGCTGCTGGTGGCGATCATCGCCGGGCTGCTGGTCTTTGGCGAATGGCCCGATTTGTGGACATGGGTCGGGGCCGGTCTGGTCGTCAGCGCGGGCATCTATACGATCCTTCGGGAATCGCAATTGGGGTGGAGACGCTGA
- a CDS encoding glycosyltransferase: protein MRVQMLGLCRFSYVGLRGYQVEHDSVAARRDYLYDPQRLARRWLWFTKVALPAWQAQTDPDFTLVVMTGPDLPDPYLSGLRDLARQIPQLKLELIPPMDYHLAACKEAVLPHIDHSADVIGHFRHDDDDAVAFDYVAATRKDFNRVKALWKTTERLSLDYARGLMLKAGPDGVSLTPRICHNMGVALTIFLRPDVPETALNYDHSKLPLWMPGVAVTKPLMFIRSIHRDSDSGDMGPGLPWDVKGQQLERQLQRRFGFTLDGLNDLARQLG from the coding sequence ATGCGTGTGCAGATGCTGGGCCTGTGCCGGTTTTCCTATGTCGGGCTGCGCGGCTATCAGGTCGAACATGACAGCGTCGCGGCCCGGCGGGATTATCTGTATGATCCGCAGCGTCTGGCGCGGCGGTGGCTGTGGTTCACGAAGGTCGCCTTGCCCGCATGGCAGGCGCAGACCGACCCGGACTTTACGCTGGTGGTGATGACCGGCCCCGATCTGCCCGATCCCTATCTGTCGGGCCTGCGCGATCTGGCCCGGCAGATCCCGCAGCTGAAACTGGAGCTGATCCCGCCGATGGACTACCATCTGGCGGCCTGCAAAGAGGCGGTCCTGCCCCATATCGACCACTCGGCCGATGTGATCGGGCATTTCCGCCATGACGACGACGATGCCGTCGCCTTTGATTACGTCGCCGCGACGCGCAAGGATTTCAACCGGGTCAAGGCGCTGTGGAAAACGACAGAACGTCTGTCGCTGGATTATGCGCGCGGGCTGATGCTGAAGGCCGGGCCTGATGGCGTCAGTCTGACGCCGCGCATCTGTCACAATATGGGGGTGGCGCTGACCATCTTCCTGCGGCCGGACGTGCCAGAGACGGCCTTGAACTATGATCATTCCAAACTACCTCTGTGGATGCCGGGCGTGGCTGTGACGAAACCGCTGATGTTCATCCGCTCGATCCATCGCGACAGCGATTCCGGCGATATGGGGCCGGGACTGCCCTGGGATGTGAAGGGTCAGCAGCTTGAACGGCAGTTGCAGCGTCGTTTCGGATTCACGCTGGACGGGTTGAACGATCTGGCACGCCAACTGGGCTGA
- the rpsL gene encoding 30S ribosomal protein S12 produces the protein MPTIQQLIRKPRQPKVQRSKSQHLQGCPQKRGVCTRVYTTTPKKPNSAMRKVAKVRLTNGFEVISYIPGEKHNLQEHSVVLIRGGRVKDLPGVRYHILRGVLDTQGVKDRRQRRSKYGAKRPK, from the coding sequence ATGCCGACGATCCAACAGCTGATCCGCAAACCGCGGCAGCCCAAAGTGCAGCGCTCGAAGTCGCAGCACCTCCAAGGATGCCCGCAAAAGCGCGGCGTCTGCACGCGCGTCTACACAACGACGCCGAAGAAACCGAACTCGGCTATGCGTAAGGTCGCCAAGGTGCGCCTGACGAATGGCTTCGAGGTCATTTCCTACATCCCGGGCGAAAAGCACAACCTGCAAGAGCACAGCGTTGTTCTGATCCGTGGCGGTCGTGTGAAAGACCTTCCGGGTGTCCGTTACCACATCCTGCGCGGTGTGCTGGATACCCAAGGCGTCAAAGACCGTCGTCAGCGTCGTTCGAAATACGGCGCCAAGCGTCCGAAGTAA
- the rpsG gene encoding 30S ribosomal protein S7, with translation MSRRHAAEKREVLPDAKYGDRVITKFMNNLMVDGKKSAAERIVYNALERVEGRLKREPVEIFHEALDNVKPSVEVRSRRVGGATYQVPVEVRPTRREALAIRWLITAAKNRNENTMEERLAGELADAVNGRGTAVKKREDTHKMADANKAFSHYRW, from the coding sequence ATGTCACGTCGTCACGCCGCTGAGAAGCGCGAAGTGCTGCCCGACGCCAAATATGGCGATCGCGTCATCACGAAATTCATGAACAACCTGATGGTTGATGGGAAGAAATCGGCCGCCGAGCGGATCGTCTATAACGCGCTGGAGCGTGTTGAAGGCCGCCTGAAGCGCGAGCCGGTCGAGATCTTCCACGAAGCCCTGGACAATGTGAAGCCTTCGGTCGAAGTGCGTTCGCGTCGTGTGGGCGGTGCCACCTATCAGGTTCCGGTCGAGGTTCGCCCGACCCGCCGTGAGGCGCTGGCCATCCGCTGGCTCATCACCGCTGCGAAGAACCGCAACGAAAACACCATGGAAGAGCGCCTTGCTGGCGAGCTGGCCGATGCCGTCAATGGCCGCGGCACCGCCGTCAAGAAGCGCGAAGATACCCACAAGATGGCCGACGCCAACAAAGCGTTCAGCCATTATCGCTGGTAA